Proteins encoded together in one Astyanax mexicanus isolate ESR-SI-001 chromosome 10, AstMex3_surface, whole genome shotgun sequence window:
- the pcgf1 gene encoding polycomb group RING finger protein 1 isoform X1, translating to MAEQGPMAIAMRLRNQLQNVYKLDPLRNEEEVKIKIKDLNEHIVCYLCAGYFIDATTITECLHTFCKSCIVKYLQTSKYCPMCNIKIHETQPLLNLKLDRVMQDIVYKLVPGLQESEDKRIREFYQSRGLERIIQPSGDESLPDNTGLPYTSFDHSKAHFYRYDEQVSLCLERQSSTLSGKDKNKLTLQQKFVRCSVRAEVRHLRKVLCHRLNVDRNQVQMLFNNESLPDHMTMKRLWLSHWFGKAQPLVLHYAIKDKRTR from the exons ATGGCGGAGCAAGGTCCAATGGCGATAGCTATGCGGCTAAGAAATCAACTGCAGAACGTTTATAAACTCGACCCTTTAAGAAACGAG GAAGAAGTCAAGATAAAAATCAAGGACTTAAATGAACACATCGTATGCTACTTATGTGCGGGATACTTCATTGACGCAACAACAATAACAGAGTGTCTTCATACCT tttgcaAGAGTTGCATTGTGAAATACCTCCAGACCAGCAAATATTGTCCAATGTGTAACATCAAAATTCACGAAACACAACCCCTTCTGAATCTTAAACTCGACAGAGTAATGCAAGATATTGTTTACAAACTAGTCCCAGGACTACAGGAGA GTGAAGACAAGAGAATCagggaattttaccagtcaagagGCCTCGAGCGGATCATACAGCCGTCAGGGGATG AATCATTACCAGACAACACAGGATTACCGTACACCAGCTTCGATCACTCTAAAGCCCACTTCTACAGATACGACGAGCAAGTCTCGCTCTGTTTGGAGCGACAAAG CTCAACGTTGTCcggaaaagataaaaataaattaacattacag CAGAAATTTGTGCGTTGTTCAGTCAGAGCTGAGGTCAGGCACCTGAGGAAAGTGCTGTGCCACCGACTCAACGTAGACAGGAACCAG GTCCAGATGTTGTTCAATAACGAATCCCTACCAGATCACATGACAATGAAGCGGCTGTGGTTGTCCCACTGGTTTGGAAAG GCCCAGCCGCTGGTTCTCCACTATGCCATCAAAGACAAGAGAACAAGATAG
- the pcgf1 gene encoding polycomb group RING finger protein 1 isoform X2, with protein sequence MECASMQPVCAGEEVKIKIKDLNEHIVCYLCAGYFIDATTITECLHTFCKSCIVKYLQTSKYCPMCNIKIHETQPLLNLKLDRVMQDIVYKLVPGLQESEDKRIREFYQSRGLERIIQPSGDESLPDNTGLPYTSFDHSKAHFYRYDEQVSLCLERQSSTLSGKDKNKLTLQQKFVRCSVRAEVRHLRKVLCHRLNVDRNQVQMLFNNESLPDHMTMKRLWLSHWFGKAQPLVLHYAIKDKRTR encoded by the exons ATGGAGTGCGCGAGCATGCAGCCGGTTTGCGCAGGC GAAGAAGTCAAGATAAAAATCAAGGACTTAAATGAACACATCGTATGCTACTTATGTGCGGGATACTTCATTGACGCAACAACAATAACAGAGTGTCTTCATACCT tttgcaAGAGTTGCATTGTGAAATACCTCCAGACCAGCAAATATTGTCCAATGTGTAACATCAAAATTCACGAAACACAACCCCTTCTGAATCTTAAACTCGACAGAGTAATGCAAGATATTGTTTACAAACTAGTCCCAGGACTACAGGAGA GTGAAGACAAGAGAATCagggaattttaccagtcaagagGCCTCGAGCGGATCATACAGCCGTCAGGGGATG AATCATTACCAGACAACACAGGATTACCGTACACCAGCTTCGATCACTCTAAAGCCCACTTCTACAGATACGACGAGCAAGTCTCGCTCTGTTTGGAGCGACAAAG CTCAACGTTGTCcggaaaagataaaaataaattaacattacag CAGAAATTTGTGCGTTGTTCAGTCAGAGCTGAGGTCAGGCACCTGAGGAAAGTGCTGTGCCACCGACTCAACGTAGACAGGAACCAG GTCCAGATGTTGTTCAATAACGAATCCCTACCAGATCACATGACAATGAAGCGGCTGTGGTTGTCCCACTGGTTTGGAAAG GCCCAGCCGCTGGTTCTCCACTATGCCATCAAAGACAAGAGAACAAGATAG
- the lbx2 gene encoding transcription factor LBX2, with protein MTSSKDMKAGSVLQSSGEDRRRAPLDQLPPPANSNKPLTPFSIEDILNKPSVKKSVASLCPPRVLEKVSGSSALRNGITTPSSPLCALEELASKTFKGLEVSVIQAAEGREHMNAFGQRQASKKRRKSRTAFTNHQIYELEKRFLYQKYLSPADRDQIAQQLGLTNAQVITWFQNRRAKLKRDLEEMKADVESLKKIPAHTLQKLVSMEDIDDTQGGSGPISPSLSPSSHGHRAFPQSPSSSRGQTTDEFSEEEDEEEEIEVDD; from the exons ATGACCTCCAGTAAAGACATGAAGGCAGGCTCTGTTTTGCAGTCCAGCGGCGAGGACCGGAGACGGGCTCCGTTAGACCAGCTACCGCCCCCCGCCAACTCCAACAAGCCCCTGACCCCCTTCAGTATCGAGGATATTCTCAACAAGCCCTCGGTCAAGAAGTCCGTGGCGAGCCTGTGTCCGCCGCGCGTGCTGGAAAAAGTCAGCGGCTCGAGCGCGCTGCGGAACGGGATCACCACTCCCTCCTCGCCCCTGTGCGCGCTGGAGGAGCTCGCGAGCAAAACGTTCAAGGGGCTAGAAGTGAGCGTCATCCAGGCGGCAGAAG GTCGAGAACACATGAACGCTTTCGGACAGCGGCAGGCCTCGAAGAAGCGACGGAAGTCCCGCACGGCCTTTACCAACCACCAGATCTATGAACTGGAGAAGCGCTTCTTGTATCAGAAATACCTGTCCCCGGCAGACAGGGACCAGATAGCCCAGCAGCTGGGCCTGACCAACGCGCAGGTCATCACCTGGTTCCAGAATCGGCGCGCCAAACTCAAGCGGGACCTGGAGGAGATGAAGGCGGACGTGGAATCTCTCAAGAAAATCCCAGCGCATACTCTGCAAAAACTGGTGTCTATGGAAGACATAGACGACACCCAGGGCGGCTCAGGCCCAATCTCCCCCAGTCTATCCCCCTCGTCGCACGGGCACAGAGCCTTCCCCCAGTCCCCGTCCTCCTCCAGAGGCCAAACCACAGACGAGTTctcggaggaggaggatgaggaagaagaaATCGAAGTGGACgattga